The Kribbella sp. HUAS MG21 genome includes the window TCAGGATGCGTTCGATCGTCTCGTATCACGAGATTCGCACTGGCGGTCGCCGTGGCCCGTTCGTTACCGTTCTCGGCAGGTCATGAGTGCCAGCGACAAGCCCCGGCTAGCTGGCCGGCAACCCTCCTCCGCGGTGGGGTGCCCCGGGTGAAGACCAGGCCGTGCGGATACCCCGTTCGGCAAGCGCGGACTTCCTGGGAGCAGCAGCATGTCGATCCTGTCCATCCTCGAGCCGGCCAGCACGACGACCCCGCGGCCGACCGTCACCCGGCAGGTCACCGGAAACATCCCCACCACCGTCGGCTCGGACCTGCTGGTCCCGCTCGCCGACGGCCGGGTCACCGACTACGCGAACTTCGACCACGGTGCCAGCGCGCCGTGTCTGGAGTCCGTCCGGGCCAGCGTCGAGGCGGCGCTGCCGTCGTACGCCTCGGTGCACCGTGGCAACGGGTACGCCTCGCGGATCACCACCCAGTGGTACGAGCGGGCCCGCGCCGAGGTCCACAGCTTCGTCGGTGCCCGTGCGGACGACCAGGTGATCTTCACCCGGCAGACCACCGATGCGCTCAACCTGCTCGCCCACGCTGTGCCGCGGGATGCGACCGTGATCGTGTTCGAGTCCGAGCACCACGCCGCCCTCCTCCCCTGGCCGGCCGAGCGGACCGTGCGCCTCAAGGCACCGGCCACGCAGGCCGAGGCCGTGTCGAACGTCGCCGACGTGCTCCGGCAGGCCCCCGAGGGCCCGCGGCTCGTCGTGGTCACCGGCGCGTCCAACGTCACCGGGGAGATCTTCCCGATCGCGGAGATCGCCAAGGTGGCCAAGGCGCACGGCGCCCGGGTCTGTCTCGACGCCGCCCAACTCGCGCCGCACCGTCCGGTCGACATCGCCACCCTGGACGTCGACTGGGTCGCCCTGTCCGGCCACAAGCTCTACGCGCCGTACGGCGCCGGCGCGCTGATCGGCCGCTCCGACTGGCTCGACGCCGCGGAGCCGTACCTGTACGGCGGTGGCGCGACGCACGCCGTCACCGGCGACACCGTCGTGTGGACGACCGGCCCGGCGCGCCACGAGGGCGGCTCCCCGAACGTCATCGGCGCGATCGCGCTGGCCTCCGCCTGCGCGGCGATCAGCAAGCACCGCGACGCCATCGAGCAGCACGAACGCAGCCTGCTGGCCCGCCTGCGCACCGGTCTTGCCCAGATCGACAAGGTCACGACGTACTCGATCTTCGGCGAGGACGCGGACCGCGTCGGCACCGTGTGCTTCACCGTCGAAGGCCTGACCTCGACGCTGGTGTCAGCGGCGCTGAGCGCCGAGTACGGCATCGGCGTCCGGGACGGCAAGTTCTGCGCCCACCCGCTGGTCGGGCACCTGCTCGCCAACTCCCCCGAGCACGGTACGGCGGTCCGCGCCAGCCTCGGCCTCGGGACGACGCGTGAGCACGTCGACCGGCTCGTCGACGCCGTCCGCACGCTGGCCGGCACCGGTCCGCGGACGGAGTACGCGGAGACCGCGCACGGCTGTCAGCCGTCCGACGATCCCCGCGACCTCCGGGCCCCGCGCATCTGGTGACCTGACCGGCCACCCTCCTACTGCTCAGGAGGCAGAAGTCCTACGTGGTGAGCAGCGAACGCCAGTAGGTCTGCCCATTCCGACGCGACCATCGCGGCGGGCTTGCCGAAGCCATGGCCGGTGTTGACCTCGACCCGGGTCAAGACCGGCTGCGGACCGGACTGGGCGTGCTGCAGGGCAGCGATGAACTTGTGACTGTGCAGAGGCACCACCCGGTCGTCGTGGTCGCCGGTGACCACGAGCGTCGCCGGGTACGCCGTCCCGTCGCTGACGCGATGCAGCGGCGAGTAGGCCAGCAGGTCCTCGAACTGCTCCGGGTCGTCGGGCAGGCCGTAGTCGGACGCCCACGCCGCTCCCACGGTGAACAGGTGGAACCGGAGCATGTCCAGCACGCCCACACCTGGCAGGGCCACCGCGAACAGGTCCGGCCGCTGCGTCATGACCGCACCGACGAGCAGGCCGCCGTTGCTGCGGCCGTGGATCGCCAGCTGCTCCGGAGTGGTCACGCCGGTGTCCCGCAGGTGCTCGGCCACCGCGATGAAGTCGTCGAACACGTTCTGCTTGTTCTTCAGCCGGCCCGCGTCGTGCCACTCGGACCCGTACTCGCCACCGCCCCGCAGGTTCGTGATCACCAGAACGCCGCCCGCGGCCAGCCACGCCGGCCACCCGGGCCGGTAGTCGGCCTCGATCGGGATGCGGAATCCGCCGTACCCCCACATCAGCGTCGGACGCGGCGCGTCGAAGTCCAGGTCGGACCGGGTGATCAGGAAGTACGGCACCTCGCGTCCGGGCGCGACGTGGCGCGTCACGGTGACCTGCGGTGGCGTGAACCCACCAGAGCCGCGGACCAGCTCCGGCAACGCGCGGACGTCGCCTGACCCGGTCGAGACGACGTACGAGAGTGTGGGATCGGTCGTCGTCGACAGGCCGATGAACAGTTCGTCGTACTCCGGTCCGGCGTTGAGGCCGACCACTCCCCCGCCGGGTACGTCGACCACGCGCCGGCCGGAACCGTCCAGCGCGTAGAGCGTCAGCTGCGGCTGCGCGTCGACAAGCGTCAACGTGGCCAGGCCGTTCGCCGTACCGCGGACTGCCTGGAGCGTGGCCTCGCCCTCCGGGATGAGGTCGGTGAACTCACCCTCCAGGTTGGACAGCACGACCCGGCCGCGCGAGGCGTCGCGGTCGGTCCGCAGCACCAGCTGGTCGCCGGACATCCGGACGAAGGCGATCTCGTCCGCGAACTCGTCCACTACCTTCGTCGGCTCGCCCAGCCCGTCGCTGGTGATCTGGTAGACCCAGAGCCTCGTGCTGGGGTCGGTGCCCTCGGTGATGTGCACGACGAGGTACCTGTCGTCGTCGGACACTTCCGGCGTGATGAAGTACCGGTCCTGGCCCGGGAAGCTCAGCACGAGTTCGTCCTCGGACTGCGGTGTACCGACCCGGTGCAGCTTCAGCTGCCCGCCGGACAAGGAGGTGGTCTCAGTGCCTTCGCTGCGCCCGCTGGACGGGTAGTGCAGGTACAGGTACGCCGAACTGTCCGGGAGCCAGGTCGCCTCGCAGAACTTCGCCTCCGACACCCCGTCGTCCACCGGCGTCCCGGTGGCGATGTCGAGCAGCCGGAACGTCGTCCAGTCGCTGCCGCTCTCGTTGATGCCGTAGGCGAAGTACTTCCCGTCCGGGCTGACGGTGAACGAGCCCAGCGAGTCGGTGCCGTCAGCCGACAAGGTGTTCGGGTCGATCAGCACACGACCGGCCGACACAAGCTCGTCGAGCGACTCGGCCACGTAGATGACGTCCTGGGCCTGCGTGCCGTCGTTGCGGCCGACGAAATACCAGCCGGCCTTCTTCACGGGCACACCGGCCCGCGGGCGCGCGAGGATCGCGGACATCGTGGTCTGGAACCAGCCGCGCTCGGCGTACGTGGCCAGCTCGGCCTGGGTGTACTCGTTCTGCCGGCGCACCCAGTCCTGGGTGTCGGCCGAGTCGGGGTCCTCCAGCCAGCGGTACGGGTCGGCGATCTGGTGTCCGTGCAGCGTCTCGACCACGTCGTCGCGGCGGCTCTCCGGGTAGGTCATACCGCCAAACCTAATGCGGGTATGGCGGACACGCGCGGCGGACCGTCACACTGCGACCGTGGGGAACACCGGGGACCATCTGCTGGCGGCTGCCGCGGTCGCCGGTGACCGGGTGCGTCTCGACGTCCTGCAGCAGGTGGTCGCGATGCCGCCCGGCGATTTCCTGGCCGCGGTCGACACCCTGGTGCGTTCCGGCGCCCTGGTCCTGCCACCGGACTCCGGCGAGGCCTGGTTCGCCGACGAGTCCGTACGGCGTGACGCCCTGGCGCAGCTACCGCTCGGCGCCCGGGCCGACCTGCACCGCCGTACTGCGGAGGCGCTGGATCCCAGCACCGACCAGGCAGAGATCGTGCGGCACTGGTCGGCCGCAGTCGCGACAACTCCCGAACCACTGCACAGGGCACACCTGCAGCTCCAGCTCGCCTTGGCCGCCATACGTGCCGGGGACCTGTCAGCTGCACACGCTGCGGTGCAAGCGGCCGTCACCACCGCCAGGAAGTCACAGGCGACCGAGCTGCTCGCCGAGGCAGCAGTAACGCTGGAGCCGATCGGCCAGGCCGCCTGGGACGGGGACATCCACCAGTGGTGTACCGAGGCACTAGCCGCGCCTGACCTCACCCCACACGCGCGAGTGCACCTGCTCGCCCGCCAGACACAGGCGGCCGTCTACCTCGCGCGCTGGCACGAGGCAGTCAGCACGAGCTCCGACGCGCTCACGCAGGCCGAGGCGCTCGGCGACGCCGACCTGCTCGTCGAGGCGCTCACCGCCCGGCAGCTCGCGACCAGCGGCCCCGACGACGTCGACGAACTCGCGGCAGCGGCGGACCGGATGATCGACCTCGGTACGTCGACCGGCCGGGCGGAGGTCGAGCTGCGCGGCCGCCTCTGGCGGATCGACGCGCTCTGGTACCACGGCGACCTGGCGGCGATCGCCGCGGAGACCGGGCGGCTCGCGAGCTGCGCCGAGCGGGTCGACGGCCCGCACGGCCGCTGGCACGTCCTCATCACCCGGGCCTCGCTCGCGCTGGCGCGGGCGGAGTTCGACGAGGCCGAGGCAATGCTCGGTGAGGCCCTCGACTGGTTCCGCCGGATCGGCCACCCGGTAGTGCACGGCGCCGAGGTGTCGACCCGGATGCTGCTCGGTCACCATCGCGGCCACTCCGACGAGATGCTCGGACCGGACGTGTGGCAGTTCGGGACGGACTCCCGCTGGGACCTGTTCGCGCGCCTCTGCCGCGCCTTCGTCCTCCTCGACGCGGGTCGCCGCGACGAGGCCGCCGCGCTGTACCAGCGCTGTGGCCGGCCCGACTCCTGGCAGGCACCGCGCGCCGGCGAACTGCTTCTGCACACCTTCACGGCCAGGGTCGCCGCCGGCCTGGGCATCACCGACGACGTCCGCGGCGCCCGCGCGCAGCTCGAACCCCACCGAGGCCGGTACGTCGTCGGCGGCGGAGGCGGGACCAACTTCCTCGGACCGGTCGAACTGGCGCTCGGCGTCTGCGCGGCAGCCCTCGGCGAGTGGAACGCGGCCGTCACCGACCTCCGCCAAGCGATCGTGCTGTGCCGGTCGATCGGCGCGCCCGGCTTCGCCGTCGAAGCCGCCTGCCTACTGGCCGAGGTCTACGACCGCTCCGGACAACAGGCGCAGGCCCGCGCAACAGCCGCCGAAACCGTCCCGCTGGCGAAGGCCCTCCGCATGACGCCGTGGTTGGAGCGTCTCGAGAGACCGGACGACCCCCTGAGTCCGCGCGAGCGCGAAGTCGCTCGCCTCGTCGCCGCCGGGCTCAGTAACCGCGGCATCGCCGCCGCCCTGGTGATCTCCGAACGCACCGCCCAGAACCACGTCCAGCACATCCTCGGCAAGCTCGGCTTCGTGAACCGCGCGCAGGTGGCCGCCTGGGCGGCGCAACGCCGTACTCAGCACCCCGAATGAGCAATTCGCACGATGCGGCGCCGCACACCGCGGCGGACGCTGAGAGGCATGACGGATCACGATCAGACCGGCGCGGACCTCGACCTCTGGGACCGGCTCACGACGAGCTACTTCACCGAGCGCGCGGGCTTCACCCCCGCCGCCGGATTCCGGGAGCGCACCGAGAACGCCAGACGAGCCACCGTCGCCAGCGGTACGACGCCTCGCGTCGACCTGTACGTCGACCCGATCTGCCCGTACACCTGGCTGGTCGCGTGCTGGCTGCAGGAGGTCGCCGCCCACCGGACTCTGGACCTGCAGTACCACGTGATGAGTCTGCGGTTCCTCAACGAGGACCGCGACGGCAGTCACCTCGACGGGACGGAAGGCCCGTCCCGGGTCGCGACGGCAGTCGTCGTCCACCACGGACGTGAAGCGTTCCGCGCCTGGCACGGTGCCTTCGGCAACCAGATCTTCGACCACTGGCGCTACCCGACCCCCGCGGAGTACCGCGCCGCCGCGACCGAGGCGCTGGCCGCGACCGGACTGCCCACAGCGCTCGCGGCCGCCGCCGACACCACGCAGTACGACGAGGCGCTCCGCCGCAGCCACGACGAGGGGACAGTGCCCGTCGGCGTGGACGGCGGGACGCCGGTCGTGCATCTCGACGGCGTCGCGTACTTCGGCCCGGTCCTGAACGCGGTCCCGCTCGGCGACGACGCGCTGCGGCTGTTCGACGGCGTCCGGCTGCTCGCGCGGACCCGCGACTTCTTCGAACTCAAACGCACCCGGTCCACACCGCCCGATGTGCGCTACCGTCCGACCAAGGGAGAGGCACGTTCATGAACGACGACGAGCTCTGGGGCGCGATCGACGCGCAGCGGCTGCGCACCGCCGGCTGGCTGGAAACCCTGCGGCCGGACGACTGGACGCATCGCTCGCTCTGCGACGGCTGGACCGTCCGCGACGTGGCCGGGCACCTCACCCTGCAGCAGATGGGCCTCGGCGACGTACTGCGACTCGCGTTGAAGCACCCCGGCGTCCACAGCCTCAACTGGATGATCATGACCTCCGCCCGCGAGAAGGCGGCCCTGCCGACCGAACAGCTGATCGGCGAGATCCGCGCCATGGTCGGATCGCGCCGGCACAACCTCGGCGTCACCGGGTACGAGACGTTGCTCGACATCGTCGTCCACGGCCAGGACATGGCTGTTCCGCTGGGCAGGTCGCTCCCGGTACCGCCCGAAGTGGCAGTAACAGCCGCGACCCGCGCCTGGGGCTACCAAGCGTCGCGGAGCGGACGGCGGAAGTCGAAGGTCTTCCAGCCGCTGCCGTACGCCGGACTTCGCCTGGTCGCCACCGACCTCGACTGGAGCGTCGGCGACGGGCCTGAACTCCGTGGCCCGGTGCTCTCGCTGCTGCTCCTGCTCACCGGGCGGCGCGTCGTACTGCCGCAGCTCGAAGGTCCCGGCGCACAGAGCCTGCAACAGACCCTACAACGGGCGTGACGCCGTACTCCCCGGCTCCGGTGGGCGGCATCCCGCACAGGCGCCGGAGCCGGGTGAGTACGACGGGCCCTCACCGCTGGGCCGGGTGGATGTCCTTGCTCCAGAGCACCTTGCCGTAGAGGTTGCGCAGCGAGACCGTGAAGACGCCGGTCCGCGGGTCGATCCGGGTGTGGCCGAAGAACTGGTTGCCGCCGGCCGGCGACTGGTTCGGGAAGTCCGCGGCCTTCGAGAACACCACCTCCGGGCCGAAGGTGTTGTCGAGCGCGTTCGGCCCGAACGCGCCCGCGTTGATCGGGCCCGCGACGATCTCCCAGAACGGGTCGAAGTCGGTGAACGCCGCCCGCGACGGGTCGTAGTGGTGCGCGGCGCAGTAGTGCACGTCGGCGGTCAGCCAGATCGCGTTCTTGACCTTGCGCTTCTTGAACTGGCTCAGCACCCACGCGATCTCGTGCTCGCGACCGCCCGGCGCCCCCGGCCGGCCGTCCGCGACGCCCTCGATCAGCGGACCGTCCGGGACCAGCAGGCCGAGCGGCATGTCGCTCGCGATCACCTTCCAGGTCGCCCGCGACGCCGCGACCTCGCGGACCAGCCACTCGGTCTGCTCGGCGCCGAGGATCGCGACCGGTCCGGCCTCCGTCGGCACCGGGTTCGCGTCCCGGTAGGTGCGCATGTCCAGGCAGAACACGTCGAGCAGCGGACCGTGGCTGATCTTGCGGTAGATCCGGTCCCGGCCGCCGACGTGCTCCATCGGCAGGTACTCGAGGAACGCCTTCCGGGCCCGCGCCGCGAGCACGTCGACCCGCCGCTCCGTGTACCGGTCGTCGGTGAGGATCTCGCCCGGGTACCAGTTGTTCACCGTCTCGTGGTCGTCCCACTGCGCGATCAGCGGTACGTCGGCGTACATCGCCCGGACGTTGTCGTCGAGCAAGTTGTACGTGTACCGGCCGCGGTACTCGGCCAGCGTCTCGGCGACCTTCGAGACCTCCTCGGTCACCACGTTCTTCCAGACGGTGCCGTCGGCAACCTTCAGCTCGGCCTGGATCGGGCCGTCGGCGTAGATGTTGTCGCCGGAGTGCAGGAAGAAGTCCGGGCGGGTGTCGTGCATCGCCTTGTAGGCGATCATCCCGCCGAGCTCCGGGTTGATGCCGTAGCCCTGGCCCGCGGTGTCGCCGGTGAACACGAACGACACCGGGCGGTTGCGGCCCGGGGTGGTGAACGAGCCGTCCAGGGTCTGGCCGATCCGGCCGTCCTCGTCCTCGAACCCGAGCCGGTAGTCGTACCGCTGCCCCGGCCGCAGGCCGCGCAGCGGAAGCCGGGCCGTGAAATCGTCGGCGGCATCGGTCTTCGGGCCGCGCAGGCTGATCGCCCGGTCGAAACGCCCGTGGCTGGTCAGCTGGACGACGAGCCGGCCGGGCCGGTCGGCGCGCGACCACACGACGGCCGAGTTCGGCGTCAGGTCGGCACTCGCGACCCCCGACGGCAGCGTGGCGCGATCGCGACGGACAAGGTTCGGTGCCGCGGACGCGATGCCCGGTACGGCGAGGGACGCACCGGCGGCGGTGGACGCGGCGAGGAGTTGGCGGCGACTCAGTTTCATGACCCGAAGGTGCGCTCCACGAGTGACCGCCAGGTGACAGCCTGGCTAACTCGGCGGCAAATCACCCTGGGCTGCCAGGCGGGGCCGATCGCGGTCCCCAGGATGACCGGTGTGCGCGCCCAGCAGCAGTACGTCAGCCTCTACACCGACCTCCTGCAAACCGTTCGCGACCTCGCCGTTCCTCAGCCACGACAGCGCGCACCGGCAGATCTTCCACTCCAACGCCCGCAACGACTGGACCGCGCGGAGCCGATCGCGTCGAGGCGGCGGTCGTCGCCGCCCGCATCACGGCGTACGTCGTGGCGCTCTACCTGCTGCTCCCGGACGGGAAGGCGAGCGCGTTCCTCGGGTTGCAGCTCGCGGTGTTCGGGATCTGCCTCGGCGCCGCGTTCGCCCCGAACCACAAGGGCATGCCGATCGTCCGCGAGTACTGCGAACTGCACGGCATCGCGGATGCCGAGGTCGACCTGTTCACGTCGTACCGGATCGTCGTCGAGCACCTGAACGCGGTCGGGCTGCGGGCCCGCGACCCGTTCGACTGCCCACTGGCGGCCGAGCTGCGGTCAGTGGGCGGGCGGGATCTCGCCTGAGCCGCGGATCGTCAGCTTGACCGGGACGCGGACCGTGCGACCCGGGCGGTGCGGCTCCGGGAGGCGCTCGGTCATCAGCTGGATCGCCGTACGGGCCATCACGTCAGCCGACTGCGCGACCGCGGTCAGGCCGGGGCTGAGCAGGTCGCCGAGCTGCAGGTCGTCGAAGGACACCAGCGCCACCCGGTCGCGCCGGCCGGCGAGCCCCCGCAGCACCTCCGCGGTCGTCATGTTGTTTGCCGACAGCAACGCGGTGGCGGGGTCGGCGCGGTCGAGGACGGCCGACAGCGTGATGCCGATGCCCTCGGTGGTCGGCTCGGACAGGTGCACCAGGTCCTCGTCGACCTCGATCCGGTGCCGGGCCATCGCCGCGCGGTACGCCACGACGCGCTCGCGGGCGGTGAAGATCCGCTCGTCGTCACCCAGGTACGCGATCCGCCGGTGGCCCTGCCGGACCAGGTGGTCGATCGCCTGGTCGATACCGCCCGCGTTGTCGGCCAGTACGGCGTCCGCCTCGATCCCGTGCGCGGGACGGTCGATCGTGACGACCGCCATCCCGGCGTCGACGTGCGGGGCGAGGTACTCCTGGGTCTCGCCGATCGGCGCCATGATCAGCGCGTCCGGACGCCGGGCGACGAACTCCAGGCAGACGTCCTTCTCCCGCTCCGGGTCCTCGTCGGTGAGGCCGATCATCACCACGGAGCCCGACGAGCGCGCCCACAGCTCGACCGCGCGGCCGAGCGAGGCGAAGAACGGGTCGCCGATGTCGCGGATCACCACGGCGATCGTGCCGGTCTTGCCGCGGCGCAGCATCCGGGCCGACTCGTTCGGCGTGTAGTTCAGCTCCTTGATCGCCGCCTGCACCTTGGCGGTCAGCTCCGGGCTGACGTTCGGCTCCTCGTTCACCACCCGGGACACGGTCTTCAACGCGACCCCGGCCCGGGCGGCGACCTCCTTCATCGTGGGCCGGCGCTGGCCCGTCCCGTTCACCCCGCTGACACTCATCGCCGGCCCACCTTCCTGTGCTCGCGCCGAAGGCTACTAGAGCGTGTCGCCCGACGCCACGCCGTCGCGAGCAGGTGCTCGGCGGAGTGCCTCGGTGAGCGGGAGCGGAGGGGTCGATGTGGTTTCATCGTTCCCTTCGCTCCCGCTCAGCGAGGTGCCCGCCGAGCGCCGCGCAGTAGGCGTGGCGTTGGGTGACATGCTCTAGCTTTCGACGACCACCGGAATGATCATCGGGCGCCGGCGGTGGGTGTCGCTGACCCATTTGCCGACCACCCGGCGGATCACCTGCTGCAACTGGTACATGTCGTCGACGCCGCTGCCGATGGCCTTCTCGATCTCGGCCTCGATCCGCGGTTTCAGGTCGTCGAACACGGTGTCGTCCTCGGCGAACCCGCGGGCCTGGATCTCCGGCCCGGCGGTCAGCTTGCCGGTCACCGAGTCCATCACCGCGATCACCGAGATGAACCCCTCGTCGCCGAGGATCCGGCGGTCCTTCAGCGAGGTCTCGGTGATGTCGCCGACGGTCGAGCCGTCGACGAAGACGTACCCGCAGTCCACCTTGCCGGCCACCACGGCCTTGCCGTCGATCAGGTCGACCACGACGCCGTCCTCGACCACGACCACGTTCTCCCGCGGTACGCCGGTCTGCACTGCCAGGTCCGCGTTCGCGTGCAGGTGCCGGACCTCGCCGTGCACCGGCATCACGTTGCGCGGCTTCACGATGTTGTAGCAGTACAGCAACTCGCCCGCGCTGGCGTGCCCGGAGACGTGCACCAGCGCGTTGCCCTTGTGGACGACGTTCGCGCCGTGCCGGATCAGGCCGTTGATCACCCGGTACACCGAGTTCTCGTTGCCGGGGATCAGCGAGGACGCCAGGACGACGGTGTCACCGGGCTGCAGCTGGACGACGTTGTGGTCGTTCGCGGCGATCCGGGACAGCGCCGACATCGGCTCGCCCTGCGAACCGGTCGACACCAGCACCACCTGCTCCGGCGGGTAGTCGTCCACCTCGCGCATGTCGATCAGCGTGTCGCCGGGCACGTTCAGGAAGCCGAGGTCGCGGGCGACGCCCATGTTGCGGACCATCGAGCGGCCGACGTACGCGACCTTGCGGCGGTGCTTCACCGCGGCGTCCATCACCTGCTGGACGCGGTGCACGTGGGAGGCGAAGCAGGCGACGATGATCCGCTGGTTCTTCGCCTTGGTGAAGACCCGGTCCAGCACCGGCGCGATGTCGCGCTCGTGGGTGGTGAAGCCGGGGACCTCGGAGTTCGTCGAGTCGACGCAGAACAGGTCCACGCCCTCCTCGCCGAGCCGGGCGAACGCGCGCAGGTCGGTGATCCGGTTGTCCAGCGGGAGCTGGTCCATCTTGAAGTCGCCGGTGTGCAGCACCAGGCCGGCCGGCGTCCGGATCGCCACCGCGAGCGCGTCCGGGATCGAATGGTTCACCGCGACGAACTCGCAGACGAACGGCCCGATCTGCAGCTTCTCGCCCTCGACCACGGTCTGCTGCGGCACGTTGCGGTGCCGGTGCTCCTTCAGCTTGCCCTCGAGCAGCGCGAGCGTGAGCTGCGACCCGACGACCGGGATGTCGCCTCGCTCGCGCAGCAGGTAGGGCAACCCGCCGATGTGGTCCTCGTGGCCGTGCGTCAGCACCACCGCGACGACGTCGTCGAGGCGGTGCCGGATCGGTTCGAAGTCCGGCAGGATCAGGTCCACGCCGGGCTGGTTCTCGTCCGGGAACAGCACGCCGCAGTCGACGATCAGCAGCTTGCCGTCGTACTCGAACACCGTCATATTCCGGCCGACCTCGCCGAGGCCGCCGAGCGGGATGACCCGCAAAGCGCCCGGAGCGAGAGGTCCGGGCGCGTCGAGATCTGGGTGGGGATGGCTCATGCAATCAGTCCTGCCGTCTTGAGGTCGGTGGTGAGCCCGTCCACTTGCGCCGCCGTCGCCTCGACCAGCGGCGACCGCAGCGTCGCGTGCTCGATGACGCCGGCCAGCCTGAGCGCGGCCTTCACCATGATGGCGCCCTGGGTCCTGGTCATGATCGCCTCGACGGCGGGCACCAGCCGTCGGTCGATCTGCTGAGCGGTGGCGAGGTCGCCGGCCACCACGGCGTCGATCAACTGCCGGTACTCCCGGCTCGCGAC containing:
- a CDS encoding ribonuclease J, which encodes MSHPHPDLDAPGPLAPGALRVIPLGGLGEVGRNMTVFEYDGKLLIVDCGVLFPDENQPGVDLILPDFEPIRHRLDDVVAVVLTHGHEDHIGGLPYLLRERGDIPVVGSQLTLALLEGKLKEHRHRNVPQQTVVEGEKLQIGPFVCEFVAVNHSIPDALAVAIRTPAGLVLHTGDFKMDQLPLDNRITDLRAFARLGEEGVDLFCVDSTNSEVPGFTTHERDIAPVLDRVFTKAKNQRIIVACFASHVHRVQQVMDAAVKHRRKVAYVGRSMVRNMGVARDLGFLNVPGDTLIDMREVDDYPPEQVVLVSTGSQGEPMSALSRIAANDHNVVQLQPGDTVVLASSLIPGNENSVYRVINGLIRHGANVVHKGNALVHVSGHASAGELLYCYNIVKPRNVMPVHGEVRHLHANADLAVQTGVPRENVVVVEDGVVVDLIDGKAVVAGKVDCGYVFVDGSTVGDITETSLKDRRILGDEGFISVIAVMDSVTGKLTAGPEIQARGFAEDDTVFDDLKPRIEAEIEKAIGSGVDDMYQLQQVIRRVVGKWVSDTHRRRPMIIPVVVES